Proteins encoded in a region of the Magallana gigas chromosome 8, xbMagGiga1.1, whole genome shotgun sequence genome:
- the LOC105339285 gene encoding V-type proton ATPase subunit e 2, giving the protein MVDRKALPLVIMTGFWGVVGIILPIIVHFLMRGSPNKGIVQLMLMMTAACCYLFWLCAFLFQLNPLIGPQLDSSLIAFIQAEWENTPVKP; this is encoded by the exons ATGGTGGACCGTAAAGCACTACCTCTCGTCATTATGACCGGGTTCTGGGGAGTCGTGGGCATTATCCTCCCCATCATTGTGCACTTTCTAATGAGAGGATCACCTAACAAAGG GATTGTACAACTAATGCTGATGATGACTGCGGCCTGCTGCTATCTCTT CTGGCTGTGTGCATTCCTGTTCCAACTGAATCCATTGATCGGTCCACAGCTGGACTCGAGTCTGATCGCATTTATCCAGGCCGAGTGGGAGAATACTCCAGTCAAACCG TGA
- the LOC105339284 gene encoding trichohyalin, whose protein sequence is MAHNYHPFSPSDVCVPATVDLMQNEFTVDSSWMAGAFFLGLFLGALLTAICVPFCLKDLEKKKRQEDEEAMMKELEQNQTEARLIREKTMGVKVSIKGRSIKSGKGGRKVVTREVEEEGSEEEGKDGPPQVSLTDPGNEGLGKIMTNFHSEDAENEMMKQDQRKVEALMAALQAMKDQILFKMIRQHLKKFKVGEQPRSIVERNVVEDLLNRRKMLEDDRMEEEQAIKQAHVKDKDTTVMEDELEQLDAKTNQKLAQIYEEEKDFIRKEINKQTDLSEKDIDALMEKLMSELSEVDRKQALQLSRQQRALEERLAKRRQIIAMRKLQDQQEGDVVVQNVESHEDALKHLVQDGKLNEKKKNQLLNEYLQDLNRLTKARDIESQRQQLSMEEKLAKRRRREIQKLSKEQEREEQLLMKNFDKSTNTKGLVEDYLELKEKHQQEMAEKELQLDQEELQGLDKIRTAEAEVKEREIENQNDKMAATITETVGSEHKFDVDRLIKAHKQRMKLYEEERLEERNKFAARLKERLNQKMAKLEEEEEIHQQEQEAMVVQQTATVNRVLTTSLELTDEAKEKILREHEQNLQVINNQLQVSRLKQQKNLESKLAERRARMAEVRRKKEETLMNKAKANLEEREKIQQQLDVELQLEEKKLEDERRSALDALRQRMALETQEALRDQERRLGQMIGRLEVGAARRQAILSKQDATLQQLQEQLENKLSREGSRLSGVDAIIQQHSSQVDQLNDQLQRAREQQESLIKERIKAKKHQKEMELQEQIEEEEDVNRKNSIRRRGAGKASNILNTVFMEQHHRKQRQELESEMKVELERSKEELNQQLENELQAELENQRRELLTQLTAASGLSQSQIEKTIKSSANDDKAAKKLARELKQGIERAKTDMNYGVDEDFLASREVYSIDDLESGQGRPASTGKNVKTGKKKRTSRSAVMPEPMEGWTRGNQDYDDDDLL, encoded by the exons ATGGCACATAACTATCACCCATTCTCCCCTTCTGATGTCTGTGTCCCAGCAACAGTGGACTTGATGCAGAATGAATTCACAGTGGATTCGTCGTGGATGGCAGGAGCATTCTTTCTGGGATTGTTCTTGGGAGCTTTGCTGACAGCAATATGCGTTCCATTTTGCTTGAAAGATCTAGAGAAAAAGAAA CGACAGGAGGACGAGGAAGCAATGATGAAGGAGCTGGAACAGAACCAGACCGAGGCTCGCCTCATCAGGGAGAAAACTATGGGGGTCAAGGTTAGCATCAAGGGCAGGTCAATCAAGTCGGGCAAAGGCGGGAGGAAGGTGGTGACTCGGGAGGTGGAGGAGGAGGGGTCAGAGGAGGAGGGTAAAGATGGGCCCCCTCAGGTGTCTCTGACAGACCCCGGGAATGAGGGGCTAGGCAAGATCATGACCAACTTCCACAG TGAAGATGCTGAGAATGAGATGATGAAACAAGATCAGAGAAAAGTGGAAGCTCTGATGGCGGCTCTACAGGCCATGAAGGATCAG ATTCTGTTCAAGATGATAAGACAACACCTGAAGAAGTTCAAGGTCGGTGAACAACCGCGGTCCATCGTGGAGAGGAATGTGGTTGAGGATCTTCTGAACAGGAGGAAGATGCTGGAAGATGATCGGATGGAGGAGGAACAG gcTATTAAACAAGCACATGTCAAGGACAAGGACACGACTGTGATGGAGGATGAGCTGGAGCAGCTGGACGCCAAAACCAACCAGAAACTG GCTCAGATTTATGAAGAAGAGAAGGACTTCATCAGGAAGGAGATCAACAAACAGACTGATCTCTCAGAGAAAGAC attGATGCCTTAATGGAGAAGTTGATGTCGGAATTATCAGAGGTCGACAGGAAGCAGGCACTACAGTTGTCACGGCAACAGCGG GCTCTAGAGGAGAGGTTGGCGAAGCGGAGACAGATCATTGCGATGAGGAAGCTTCAGGACCAACAAGAGGGTGATGTGGTCGTACAGAATGTGGAGAGTCACGAGGACGCGCTCAAACACCTGGTACAGGACGGAAAACTGaacgagaaaaagaaaaaccagCTGCTAAATGAGTATCTCCAGGACCTGAACCGACTCACCAAGGCCAGGGATATAG AGAGTCAGAGACAACAACTGTCAATGGAGGAGAAATTGGCGAAGCGCAGACGACGGGAAATACAGAAACTGAGTAAGGAACAGGAGAGAGAGGAGCAGCTGCTGATGAAGAACTTTGACAAGAGCACCAACACCAAGGGCCTGGTGGAG GATTACCTGGAGTTGAAGGAGAAGCATCAACAGGAAATGGCAGAGAAGGAGCTTCAACTGGATCAGGAGGAGTTACAGGGCCTGGACAAGATCCGGACG GCGGAAGCAGAAGTGAAAGAGCGAGAGATTGAGAACCAGAACGACAAGATGGCGGCTACAATTACCGAAACGGTTGGAAGTGAACACAAGTTTGACGTGGACCGACTGATCAAGGCTCACAAACAGAGGATGAAGTTATACGAAG AGGAAAGACTGGAGGAAAGGAACAAATTTGCGGCCCGACTGAAGGAGAGATTGAATCAGAAAATGGCA AAACTGGAGGAAGAGGAGGAGATACATCAGCAGGAGCAGGAGGCGATGGTCGTACAGCAGACGGCGACCGTCAACCGAGTCCTGACCACCAGTCTGGAACTCACAGATGA AGCCAAGGAGAAGATTTTGAGGGAGCATGAGCAGAATCTACAGGTCATTAATAACCAGCTACAAGTCAGTCGACTCAAGCAGCAGAAAAA TCTGGAGAGCAAGCTGGCAGAGCGACGAGCCAGGATGGCCGAGGTCAGACGCAAAAAAGAGGAGACTTTGATGAACAAAGCCAAGGCCAACCTCGAGGAGAGGGAGAAAATTCAACAGCAGCTG GACGTTGAGCTTCAGCTAGAAGAGAAGAAGCTAGAGGATGAGAGGAGGTCGGCGCTGGACGCTCTGAGGCAGAGGATGGCGCTGGAGACACAGGAAGCACTGCGGGACCAGGAGAGGAGGCTGGGACAGATGATTGGACGGCTGGAGGTGGGCGCGGCCCGGCGACAGGCCATACTCAGCAAGCAGGACGCCACACTACAGCAGTTACAG GAGCAGCTGGAGAACAAGTTGAGTCGGGAGGGGAGTCGTTTGTCAGGGGTGGACGCAATTATCCAGCAGCACTCGTCCCAGGTTGACCAGCTGAATGACCAGCTACAGCGGGCGCGAGAACAGCAGGAGAGCCTGATCAAAGAGAGGATAAAGGCCAAGAAACACCAGAAAGAAAT GGAACTCCAAGAGCAGATAGAGGAAGAAGAGGACGTTAACAGGAAGAACTCGATCAGGAGGCGTGGAGCGGG GAAAGCTAGCAATATATTGAACACGGTGTTTATGGAGCAGCATCACCGGAAACAGAGACAGGAGCTGGAGAGTGAGATGAAGGTCGAGTTGGAGAGGAGCAAGGAAGAGCTCAACCAGCAGCTCGAGAACGAGTTACAGGCCGAGCTCGAG AATCAGAGGCGTGAATTACTGACTCAACTGACAGCAGCCAGCGGTTTATCTCAGTCCCAGATAGAGAAGACCATCAAATCATCAGCCAATG ATGACAAGGCAGCCAAGAAGCTGGCCCGGGAGCTAAAGCAGGGAATCGAGCGAGCCAAGACGGACATGAACTATGGGGTGGACGAAGACTTCCTGGCATCAC GAGAAGTGTATAGTATTGATGACCTTGAGTCAGGTCAAGGTCGCCCTGCTTCCACTGGGAAAAATGTAAAGACAGGAAAGAAGAAAAGGACGAGTAGATCAGCTGTGATGCCGGAACCAATGGAAGGCTGGACGCGTGGGAACCAGGATTATGACGACGACGATCTGTTATAG